TTGCACCACCTCCCGGACGCTCGCGGCGACACACACCAGCCACAGGGAGGCGCTGTAGAGCGCGACGCACAGCCGAGACTGCAGCCGCAGCATCCGCACGGCGTGGACCACGGCCAGGTAGCGGTCCACCGTCACCGCCGCCAGGAACGCCATGTAGCCGTAGAAGCCCAGGAAgtggaggaagatgaggaggtgGCAGCCGGGCGTGCCGAAGACCCAGTGGTGCAGGTAATAGACGGCCCAGAAGGGCAGTGTCAGCGTGAGCAGCAGGTCGGACACGGCCAGCTGCAGGAGGAAGAGCGTGGTGGTCTTCCTCAGGTCCTCCCGCACCAGAAGAGCCCAGAGCAGGAAGCTGTTCCCCACCAGGCTGTGGATGAAGATCAGGGTGTACAGAACGCCAAATTTCTTGGGCTCGTCCTCCCAAAGGTACACCAAAGAGTTGTTGTAGTCGTAGTAACCGTCGTCCGTGGCGGCTTGGATTCCGTCAGACAAGGGAGAGGCTGTGAGAGCAGATGCCATGTTTCTGTCGTCCCCCCCACTCTGCAACCTGCCAATCTTTACTGATGAGACATCACAAACAATGAAATAGAGTACatgcacaatatatatatatatatatatatatatttaaaatgtcattatattattattgttattattataataataataataataatacttatttgCAATGTTTTAACAATGGTACACCTTAAAGGAAGAGTATATTGCTGAAAATATggacatatattattattattattatataataaagtatttgtaatattttaacaaTGGTACATCTTAATGGAATAGCAAATCTAGTAAAATTTCATTAACTTTATGTGATGAAAACATTGCTCTtacatgcatttgaaaatgaatatatgaatatgaatatgtaagAAGCTGAACGATCAGAAATGAACTCCTTACCTGTAGCATGGCAAAAAGCGTTTGTTCAGGCACAGATCACACCCACAGATTTCGAGGGAGAGTGTCTGAACTTCGACGCTCGTGCTAGTCCCTTTATGGCCGCCTCTTCAGACAAGCTCTGCCCCCCAGGATGAGTGACAGCTGTCCGTCCACCAGTCACAGGCGGAGAGCCGAGTCCAGCTGCCCTGCACCGCCATTTCACGATTCCAAGAGTGCTGTAACTGTGCAGGGGCCCAATGTGACA
The sequence above is a segment of the Anguilla rostrata isolate EN2019 unplaced genomic scaffold, ASM1855537v3 scaf0447, whole genome shotgun sequence genome. Coding sequences within it:
- the LOC135246523 gene encoding C-C chemokine receptor type 4-like — encoded protein: MASALTASPLSDGIQAATDDGYYDYNNSLVYLWEDEPKKFGVLYTLIFIHSLVGNSFLLWALLVREDLRKTTTLFLLQLAVSDLLLTLTLPFWAVYYLHHWVFGTPGCHLLIFLHFLGFYGYMAFLAAVTVDRYLAVVHAVRMLRLQSRLCVALYSASLWLVCVAASVREVVQSESVETRAGTQCLVVRQSLNLELLGYAVPVSLFFLLPFALILFCYARIWATVSRCRSARRAQAVRLIFCIVLGFFACWAPYNVVLLLGALRLLGCPGLTGPEAKERLAYAYYVCQALAYCHCFLNPALHVFGSGRFRSYLSVRRHSNRGRSLTLSTQHSVQRASTSHL